The Gloeocapsa sp. DLM2.Bin57 sequence CATAATGAAGGACCTAGTCTCCATCCTTGAGGTTGGGGAGGAGTGCGCATCATTTGCAGTTTAACTTTAGTCATTCCCGATTGTTGGTAAACATCAGGGTAGAGGGTTTCAAAGTCACTCCCGCTACAAATAAAGATTTTCTCTGCTGTAAAGATTTGTCTTCCTACTTCGATTTGGGGGTAGTTAATTCCTGTAACTAGACTATTGAAGTAAAAGTCAACTTGATATTTTTCTTGGAGAAAATTAGGGATTTTGGCGATCGCCTCTCGGGGGTCGACGGTACATTCCGTACTACTCCATAAAGCCCCCAATAAACCATTGGTAACCACTGCTTGACTTTTGCTGGCTACTTCTTGAGGAGTTAGCAAGGCTACATCTGCTTGACTTTCACTAGCGATAAATTCTTCAATTACAGCTAATTCGTCTGGCTGATAAGCTAAATGTACAGAGCCGCAGGTATCTAGGTGAAATCTTGCTTGTATAGCGATTTCTTGCCAAATTTCCCGACTTTTTAAGGCTCTATCTCTTAGATAACCTTGGGGTTGACCGATGGGCCAAACCATGCCAAAATTACGAATAGAAGCGCCAATAGCGTAGTCATTACGTTCAAAGACCGCTACTTTTAAACCTTGCTTAGCCGCAGCGAAAGCGTGGGCTAAACCCACGATTCCTGCGCCTATAATAGCTACATCTACTTGTTTAGTCATTGATAATCTCTTTCAATTCTAACAGGGATTTAATCAGGCGATCGTGGGGATAAGAGACTAATTCCTCATAACTATGTGTACCGCTGGTTACTCCTAGAGTCATTAAGCAATGAGCATTTTTACCTGCTGCTAAATCTGAGGGTGTATCTCCCACTGCGATTACTTCTTGAGGGTTAGTCACCCCTAGTTTATACATCGCTTTTTGAATCAGATAAGGTGCGGGACGACCTTCATTATTATAGATTTCTGATGGTGTTACCGAGACTTGAATGATACTTGATTCTGACCCTACATAATCAGCATTTAAACCTAGATCCCATCCTAAACGATTGAGAATAATATTAGTCACTTCTCGATAAAATCCTGTATTGAGAGCAATTTTTATCCCTTGTGTTGTTAACCACTCAAACAATTCTAAACATCCTACAGTAGGTAAAATTGGTTCACGGCGATAATAATCCTCTAAAATTGCTTTAAAGTCTTGATAGGTTGTTGCTACTTTTTGGGCATAATCTGGATCATATTCTCCTATTTGTTCTTGCCATAAGACCTCAAACACTTTACGTTTGGGTAAGCCCATCATCTGATTAACTCTAGCTTCTGTGGCTTTTAAACCATTATTAGCCGCTGCTTGATTAAAGCATTTTAAGACTTCGTTATCATCTTTTATAGTTGTTCCCGCCATATCGAAAACAACTAAACTTATTGGGTACATTCTTAATTATTAATAGACTTATGCCAGATTTTATTGTACGATATAGATTTTGAATAACTATAAATTTTAATTATTTTTTAACAACAAATATTAACCTAAACTTAACCTATTCTTATTCTAATTTTAACCTAATTTAGTTATAGTTAATAGCGAAAAAG is a genomic window containing:
- a CDS encoding TIGR03364 family FAD-dependent oxidoreductase yields the protein MTKQVDVAIIGAGIVGLAHAFAAAKQGLKVAVFERNDYAIGASIRNFGMVWPIGQPQGYLRDRALKSREIWQEIAIQARFHLDTCGSVHLAYQPDELAVIEEFIASESQADVALLTPQEVASKSQAVVTNGLLGALWSSTECTVDPREAIAKIPNFLQEKYQVDFYFNSLVTGINYPQIEVGRQIFTAEKIFICSGSDFETLYPDVYQQSGMTKVKLQMMRTPPQPQGWRLGPSLCGGLTLTHYSSFAHCPSLEKLKTRIATQTPHFCQWHIHVMMSQNGLGELIIGDSHEYGTTLDPFDKDFINQYVLNYLQGFAKVPHLEIAETWHGIYAKLPGKTEFIANPTPGVTIVNALSGAGMTLSFGLAQENLSRF
- a CDS encoding HAD family hydrolase, with the translated sequence MYPISLVVFDMAGTTIKDDNEVLKCFNQAAANNGLKATEARVNQMMGLPKRKVFEVLWQEQIGEYDPDYAQKVATTYQDFKAILEDYYRREPILPTVGCLELFEWLTTQGIKIALNTGFYREVTNIILNRLGWDLGLNADYVGSESSIIQVSVTPSEIYNNEGRPAPYLIQKAMYKLGVTNPQEVIAVGDTPSDLAAGKNAHCLMTLGVTSGTHSYEELVSYPHDRLIKSLLELKEIIND